Proteins encoded together in one Bacteroides zoogleoformans window:
- a CDS encoding sensor histidine kinase: MKYRDPRQYYSFRVTVSTLTALLAGAMWTFVFVDSPSLTGLHVPLFGAVLVSALLPATIHWQRKLYRRHVQKVLFMLDAIENNDNAVHFPEKEVPAETQLVNHALNRVTRMLYNVKSETAQQEKYHELILDCVNTGILVLNDQGAIYQKNSEALRLLGLDIFTHISQLNRIDEQLCSRLANSRPGEKQQVTFHNERGSVNISIRVSDISVRNEHLRILALNDINSELDEKEIDSWSRLTRVLTHEIMNAVTPITSLSDTLLELTEGQASHDEIRDGLQTISSTGKGLLSFVESYRKFTRIPTPEPSLFYLKSFIERMVELARHQHPDARVIFHTDIVPDDLILHADEHLISQVVINLLKNAIQAIGSDNDTDKEGRIDIRAYSNEVEEILIEISNNGPAIPDAIAEHIFIPFFTTKEDGNGIGLSISRQIMRLSGGNLSLLPGKKTTFSLKFN; encoded by the coding sequence ATGAAATATAGAGATCCAAGACAATATTATTCGTTTCGTGTGACCGTCAGTACATTGACGGCACTCCTTGCGGGTGCAATGTGGACGTTTGTCTTTGTTGACTCTCCGAGTCTGACAGGGCTGCACGTCCCATTGTTCGGGGCCGTTCTGGTCAGCGCGCTTCTTCCCGCAACCATCCATTGGCAGAGGAAATTGTATCGCCGTCACGTACAGAAGGTGCTTTTCATGCTCGATGCCATCGAGAACAACGACAATGCCGTTCACTTTCCTGAAAAAGAAGTACCGGCAGAGACGCAACTCGTAAACCATGCCCTGAACCGAGTGACCCGCATGCTTTATAACGTAAAAAGCGAAACCGCCCAACAGGAGAAATACCATGAACTGATTCTCGACTGTGTAAATACCGGTATCTTGGTCTTAAACGACCAAGGCGCCATCTATCAGAAGAACAGTGAAGCCCTGCGGTTGCTGGGGCTCGACATCTTTACCCACATCAGCCAGTTGAACCGCATCGATGAGCAACTGTGCTCCCGGCTTGCCAACAGCCGTCCCGGCGAAAAACAGCAAGTGACATTCCACAACGAGCGGGGAAGCGTGAACATATCCATCCGCGTCAGCGACATCAGCGTGCGCAACGAGCACCTGCGCATCCTTGCCCTCAACGACATCAACAGCGAGCTGGACGAAAAGGAAATAGATTCGTGGAGCAGGCTCACCCGTGTGCTGACACACGAAATAATGAATGCCGTGACCCCGATAACCTCACTGAGCGACACCCTTCTGGAACTGACCGAAGGGCAAGCCTCGCATGACGAGATCAGGGACGGACTGCAAACCATCAGCAGTACGGGCAAGGGTCTGCTGTCTTTTGTAGAGTCGTACCGAAAGTTCACGCGCATCCCTACCCCCGAACCCTCTTTGTTCTACCTCAAGAGCTTCATCGAACGCATGGTAGAGCTTGCCCGCCATCAGCATCCCGATGCCCGAGTGATATTTCACACCGACATCGTGCCGGACGACCTCATTCTGCATGCCGACGAGCACCTGATATCGCAAGTGGTCATCAACCTGTTGAAAAACGCCATACAAGCCATCGGGTCGGACAACGACACGGACAAAGAAGGACGCATCGACATCCGCGCCTACAGCAATGAAGTGGAGGAAATACTGATAGAGATATCGAACAACGGTCCTGCCATCCCCGATGCCATCGCCGAACATATCTTCATACCGTTTTTCACCACAAAAGAGGATGGGAACGGCATAGGTTTGAGCATTTCGCGGCAAATCATGCGGTTGTCGGGCGGCAACCTTTCATTGCTACCCGGCAAAAAGACCACTTTTTCGCTAAAGTTCAATTGA
- a CDS encoding transketolase family protein, whose amino-acid sequence MNDKKLMNRAADNIRILAASMVEKANSGHPGGAMGGADFVNVLFSEFLVYDPENPAWEGRDRFFLDPGHMSPMLYSQLALTGKFTLDELKEFRQWESPTPGHPERDIMRGIENTSGPLGQGHTYAVGAAIAAKFLQARFEEVMPQTIYAYISDGGIQEEISQGAGRIAGTLGLDNLIMFYDSNDIQLSTETKDVTIEDTAKKYAAWGWKVITINGNDPDAIRGALKEAKAENERPTLIIGQTVMGKGARKADGSSYEANCATHGAPLGGDAYVNTIKNLGGDPTNPFVIFPEVAELYAKRTAELKKIMTEKYAARAAWAKANPEKAAKLEQFFSGKTPEVNWAAIEQKAGSATRAASATVLGALATQVENMIVASADLSNSDKTDGFLKKTHAFKKGDFSGAFFQAGVAELTMACCCIGMALHGGVIPACGTFFVFSDYMKPAVRMAALMEVPVKFIWTHDAFRVGEDGPTHEPVEQEAQIRLMEKLKNHKGQNSMLVLRPADAEETTVAWKLAMENTTTPTGLIFSRQNIANLPAGNDYEQAAKGAYIVAGSDANPDVILVASGSEVSTLVAGTELLRKDGIKVRIVSAPSEGLFHSQSPGYQESVISHKAKVFGLTAGLPVTLQGLVGLHGKVWGLESFGFSAPYKVLDEKLGFTAENVYKQVKDLLR is encoded by the coding sequence ATGAACGACAAAAAACTGATGAACCGTGCAGCGGATAACATCCGCATCCTTGCCGCCTCTATGGTTGAAAAGGCCAACTCCGGACACCCCGGTGGCGCCATGGGCGGTGCCGACTTTGTGAACGTACTGTTCTCCGAATTCTTGGTATACGACCCCGAAAATCCTGCTTGGGAAGGTCGCGACCGTTTCTTTCTCGACCCGGGACATATGTCGCCGATGCTCTATTCCCAATTGGCGTTGACCGGGAAGTTCACGTTGGACGAACTGAAAGAGTTTCGCCAATGGGAAAGTCCCACGCCGGGACATCCCGAACGCGATATCATGCGCGGCATCGAGAACACTTCCGGCCCGCTGGGACAAGGCCACACCTATGCCGTAGGTGCAGCCATTGCAGCCAAATTCCTGCAAGCCCGCTTCGAGGAAGTGATGCCGCAAACCATCTACGCATATATTTCGGATGGAGGCATACAAGAAGAGATTTCCCAAGGTGCGGGACGCATTGCCGGCACGCTGGGACTGGACAACCTCATCATGTTCTATGACTCCAACGATATACAGCTATCCACCGAAACAAAAGATGTTACCATCGAAGATACGGCCAAGAAATACGCAGCTTGGGGCTGGAAAGTCATCACGATTAACGGTAACGACCCCGACGCCATCCGTGGCGCACTGAAAGAAGCAAAGGCCGAAAACGAACGACCCACACTGATCATCGGTCAGACCGTGATGGGCAAAGGCGCCCGTAAGGCCGACGGTAGCAGCTACGAAGCCAACTGTGCCACTCATGGCGCTCCTTTGGGCGGTGACGCTTACGTCAACACCATCAAGAATTTGGGCGGTGATCCCACCAATCCGTTCGTCATCTTCCCCGAAGTGGCCGAACTATACGCCAAACGCACTGCCGAACTGAAGAAAATCATGACCGAGAAATATGCAGCCAGAGCCGCTTGGGCCAAGGCCAACCCGGAAAAAGCCGCCAAACTGGAACAGTTCTTCTCCGGCAAAACCCCTGAAGTCAATTGGGCTGCCATCGAGCAGAAAGCCGGCTCGGCCACACGCGCCGCATCGGCCACCGTGCTGGGTGCTCTTGCCACTCAGGTGGAGAACATGATTGTAGCATCCGCCGACCTCTCCAACTCCGATAAGACCGACGGTTTCCTGAAAAAGACCCACGCCTTCAAGAAAGGAGATTTCAGCGGCGCATTCTTCCAAGCCGGTGTGGCAGAGTTGACCATGGCATGTTGCTGCATCGGTATGGCATTGCACGGTGGTGTTATTCCGGCATGCGGTACATTCTTCGTATTCTCCGACTACATGAAACCTGCCGTACGTATGGCGGCTCTCATGGAAGTTCCCGTTAAGTTTATCTGGACACACGACGCATTCCGTGTAGGTGAAGATGGACCTACGCATGAACCGGTGGAACAAGAAGCTCAAATCCGCCTGATGGAGAAACTGAAGAACCACAAGGGACAAAACTCCATGTTGGTACTCCGTCCCGCAGATGCCGAAGAAACCACTGTAGCATGGAAACTGGCCATGGAGAACACCACCACTCCTACCGGACTTATCTTCTCTCGCCAGAACATTGCCAACCTGCCCGCCGGAAACGACTACGAACAAGCAGCCAAAGGCGCCTACATCGTGGCGGGCTCGGATGCCAATCCCGATGTAATCCTTGTGGCCTCGGGGTCGGAAGTATCCACTTTGGTGGCAGGAACCGAATTGCTCCGTAAAGACGGCATCAAAGTACGTATCGTGTCCGCCCCGTCCGAAGGTCTGTTTCATAGCCAGTCCCCGGGTTATCAGGAAAGCGTCATCTCACACAAAGCAAAAGTGTTCGGCCTGACTGCCGGATTGCCCGTAACGCTGCAAGGGCTGGTCGGCCTTCATGGCAAAGTATGGGGCTTGGAATCGTTCGGCTTCTCGGCTCCCTATAAAGTGTTGGACGAGAAACTCGGATTCACGGCCGAGAACGTTTATAAACAAGTGAAGGATCTGCTGCGATGA
- the rpiB gene encoding ribose 5-phosphate isomerase B codes for MKTIGICCDHAGYELKQYVKQWLEAKGWEYKDFGTYSPESVDYPDFAHPLALAVEAGECYPGIAICGSGNGICMTLNKHQGIRAALCWQSEISALARQHNDANILVMPGRFVTNKEAEEIMTRFFTTPFEGGRHQRRIEKIPAE; via the coding sequence ATGAAGACAATAGGAATCTGCTGCGACCACGCAGGCTATGAACTGAAGCAGTACGTCAAGCAATGGTTAGAGGCCAAAGGTTGGGAGTACAAGGACTTCGGGACTTACTCTCCCGAAAGCGTTGATTATCCCGACTTCGCCCATCCGCTGGCATTGGCCGTCGAAGCCGGAGAATGCTATCCCGGCATTGCCATCTGCGGCAGCGGAAACGGCATCTGTATGACGCTGAACAAGCACCAAGGCATTCGTGCCGCTTTGTGCTGGCAGTCGGAAATCTCCGCTCTGGCACGTCAGCACAACGATGCCAACATTCTGGTCATGCCCGGCCGTTTCGTCACCAACAAAGAGGCGGAAGAAATCATGACCCGGTTCTTCACCACCCCGTTCGAGGGTGGACGCCATCAGCGGCGAATCGAGAAGATACCTGCCGAATGA
- a CDS encoding sigma-54-dependent transcriptional regulator — translation MTKKNGNILIVDDNRGVLTALQLLLKPHFEEITALSSPVTLPGALREKKWQVVLLDMNFTSGINSGNEGLYWLHEIKKQCPALPVVLFTAYADIDLAVRGIKEGAADFIVKPWDNRKLVEALLNAASSPEQRPSANGRHTGSKGTAPADSPGMYWGNSGAMQQLRRMVQKVASTDANILITGENGTGKEMLAREIHRLSTRSDQEMVSVDMGAITESLFESELFGHVKGSFTDAHTDRPGKFEAAGHSTLFLDEIGNLPYHLQAKLLTAIQRRCIVRVGSNIPIPIDIRLICATNRNLSAMVAKGEFREDLLYRINTIHLEIPSLRERPEDILPLADRFIRRFCKQYDKPSLRLTDDACEKLRLHPWYGNIRELEHVIEKAVIICDNELLPAEMFQLTRRMEQPEAAASTLEEMEMQMIRKTLGTCNGNLSAVASQLGITRQTLYNKMKKYGL, via the coding sequence ATGACAAAGAAAAACGGAAACATCCTGATTGTCGATGATAATCGAGGCGTACTCACCGCCTTACAACTTCTGCTGAAGCCTCATTTTGAAGAAATCACCGCCCTTTCTTCACCCGTCACCCTGCCCGGTGCGTTGCGCGAAAAGAAGTGGCAGGTGGTGTTGCTCGACATGAACTTTACTTCAGGCATCAACAGTGGCAATGAAGGTCTTTACTGGCTACACGAGATAAAAAAACAGTGCCCCGCCTTGCCGGTGGTTCTTTTCACGGCTTATGCCGACATTGACCTTGCCGTGAGGGGCATCAAAGAAGGCGCCGCCGACTTCATTGTGAAGCCTTGGGACAACCGGAAGCTGGTGGAAGCACTGCTGAATGCCGCGTCCTCCCCGGAACAGAGACCTTCGGCAAACGGCAGGCACACGGGAAGCAAGGGCACCGCACCGGCCGACAGCCCCGGCATGTATTGGGGCAACAGTGGCGCCATGCAGCAACTGCGCCGGATGGTGCAGAAAGTAGCTTCTACCGACGCCAACATTCTCATCACCGGCGAAAACGGCACCGGCAAAGAGATGCTGGCCCGCGAGATACACCGCCTCTCGACACGCAGCGACCAAGAGATGGTAAGCGTGGATATGGGTGCAATCACCGAAAGCCTTTTCGAGAGCGAACTATTCGGCCATGTGAAAGGCTCTTTCACCGATGCCCATACTGACCGTCCCGGCAAGTTCGAAGCTGCCGGACACAGCACCCTTTTCCTCGACGAGATAGGCAACCTGCCTTACCACCTGCAAGCCAAACTGTTGACGGCCATCCAGCGCCGCTGCATCGTACGCGTGGGCAGCAACATCCCCATTCCCATCGACATCCGACTGATATGCGCCACCAACCGCAACCTCTCTGCCATGGTGGCCAAGGGGGAGTTCCGGGAAGACTTGCTATATCGCATCAACACGATACACCTTGAAATCCCTTCACTGCGCGAACGTCCCGAAGACATCCTTCCGCTGGCCGATCGTTTTATCCGGCGCTTCTGCAAACAGTATGACAAACCATCCCTCAGGCTGACGGACGACGCCTGCGAAAAGCTGAGGCTACATCCTTGGTATGGCAATATCCGCGAGTTGGAGCATGTCATCGAAAAGGCTGTCATCATCTGCGACAATGAGCTTCTTCCGGCCGAAATGTTCCAGTTGACCCGGCGGATGGAGCAACCCGAAGCCGCAGCATCCACATTGGAAGAAATGGAGATGCAGATGATAAGAAAGACCCTCGGCACATGCAACGGAAATCTTTCTGCCGTGGCATCGCAGCTGGGCATCACGCGGCAGACGCTTTACAACAAAATGAAAAAGTACGGACTTTGA